The following proteins are encoded in a genomic region of Dietzia sp. ANT_WB102:
- a CDS encoding TetR/AcrR family transcriptional regulator: MVQAGIATAEVTVKKKAYHHGDLRNAIIQEATARARTAGEKAIILREIAPHIGVSATAAYRHFANRQQLVEEVAARGFVELADRVAVAVPAVDGEESDPVIASYLEVRDAAIAMVDFSIDDPAWARTMMENLGSSETVTEQARVISEMLQAAIDRGIEAGTFRPGTVMTDEHSLWAAISGLSTQAMFGIRPMRTPEALQWITRTIDLCMTDLLTEEGVRVRDAAFPVAHTAD, translated from the coding sequence ATGGTCCAGGCAGGCATTGCGACAGCTGAGGTCACAGTGAAGAAGAAGGCCTACCATCACGGTGACCTCCGAAATGCCATTATCCAGGAGGCCACCGCCCGGGCCCGGACCGCCGGCGAGAAGGCGATCATCCTCCGCGAGATCGCCCCGCACATCGGGGTGTCCGCGACCGCGGCATACCGGCACTTCGCTAATCGCCAGCAGCTCGTCGAGGAAGTCGCGGCCCGCGGGTTCGTCGAGTTGGCAGATCGCGTCGCGGTCGCGGTTCCGGCCGTCGACGGCGAAGAATCGGATCCCGTCATCGCGAGTTACCTGGAAGTGCGTGACGCGGCCATCGCGATGGTGGATTTCTCCATCGATGATCCGGCGTGGGCGCGCACGATGATGGAGAACCTCGGTTCGTCGGAGACGGTCACCGAGCAGGCACGGGTCATCTCGGAGATGTTGCAGGCCGCCATCGACCGCGGGATCGAGGCGGGGACATTCCGGCCCGGGACGGTTATGACGGATGAGCATTCGCTGTGGGCGGCTATCTCCGGGCTGAGCACACAGGCGATGTTCGGGATCCGGCCCATGCGTACCCCAGAGGCCCTCCAGTGGATCACCCGAACCATCGATCTGTGCATGACGGACCTGCTCACCGAGGAGGGCGTCCGGGTCCGTGACGCGGCGTTCCCGGTCGCTCACACGGCCGACTAG
- a CDS encoding MCE family protein — MSRFVKIQLAIFSIVTVIGLTVMSVVYLKIPTVLGWQRTDVALEMPDTGGLYENANVSYLGNVIGRVDAVTLKPGHVVADMHFDSRAQVPENVRAEVRSVSAIGEQYVDFVPQGEPKGKLASGTVLGSDRVDMPQDIGPVLDQATALMASIDDPKLKNVVAEAFDAFNGSERDLQQFLDSAQLLLEEADRNTDVTRKLIADAEPVLDSQLRSSDSIRAWTRNLADVTDQLRTNEPQLTSLMQRGPDSLGRVTKVLNDLQPTMPVLVANLVSVGEVGVVYNRSIEQVLVLYPALVSGLLTAIDGAKDSNQIKVDFNLQINDTPPCTTGFLPAADRRSPADLSVPSQINGLYCKIPQDSQIATRGARNLPCMEYPGRRAASPEECAANNYTPLGSNPPDTSEVGPPGNNPGGYNVRPSSTTGDREISTSAAVYDPATGEYVGTDGRTYRQQNLGTVDKLPADASMADVLTNGVA; from the coding sequence ATGAGCCGTTTCGTCAAGATCCAGCTGGCGATCTTCTCAATCGTCACCGTGATCGGGCTGACCGTCATGTCGGTCGTCTACCTCAAGATCCCCACGGTTCTAGGGTGGCAACGAACCGACGTGGCCCTGGAGATGCCGGACACAGGTGGCTTATACGAAAACGCGAATGTCAGCTACCTGGGCAACGTCATTGGCAGAGTGGATGCCGTCACGCTCAAGCCTGGCCACGTGGTCGCGGATATGCATTTCGACTCCCGGGCACAGGTTCCGGAGAACGTGCGGGCAGAGGTCCGCAGCGTGTCGGCGATCGGCGAGCAGTACGTCGACTTCGTGCCGCAGGGGGAGCCGAAAGGCAAGCTCGCCAGCGGAACGGTCCTCGGCTCGGACCGTGTCGACATGCCGCAGGACATCGGCCCTGTACTCGACCAGGCGACGGCCCTCATGGCGTCGATCGACGACCCCAAGCTAAAGAACGTCGTGGCCGAGGCGTTCGACGCCTTCAACGGCTCCGAGCGGGACCTGCAGCAGTTCCTGGACTCCGCGCAGCTACTACTCGAAGAGGCGGATCGCAACACCGACGTGACCAGAAAGCTCATCGCGGACGCCGAACCCGTCCTCGACTCGCAGTTGCGCTCGTCCGATTCGATCCGCGCCTGGACCCGCAACCTGGCCGACGTGACAGACCAGCTGCGCACGAACGAACCGCAGCTCACCTCGCTCATGCAGCGGGGGCCGGACTCGCTGGGGCGCGTCACGAAGGTGCTCAACGATCTTCAACCCACGATGCCGGTTCTGGTCGCCAACCTGGTCAGCGTCGGTGAAGTCGGCGTCGTCTACAACCGCTCGATCGAACAGGTGCTGGTCCTCTACCCGGCGCTGGTGTCCGGGTTGTTGACCGCGATCGATGGCGCTAAGGACTCCAACCAGATCAAGGTGGACTTCAACCTCCAGATCAACGACACGCCTCCGTGCACGACCGGGTTTCTTCCGGCGGCCGACCGTCGCTCACCCGCTGACCTGTCTGTTCCGTCGCAGATCAACGGACTGTACTGCAAGATCCCGCAGGATTCGCAGATCGCTACGCGTGGTGCGCGCAACCTGCCGTGTATGGAATACCCGGGCCGTCGTGCCGCCTCACCGGAGGAGTGCGCGGCCAACAACTACACACCGCTCGGCTCGAATCCGCCCGACACCAGCGAGGTTGGTCCCCCCGGGAACAATCCGGGCGGATACAACGTGCGACCCTCCTCCACGACCGGAGATCGCGAGATCAGCACTTCGGCCGCGGTCTACGATCCGGCGACCGGAGAGTACGTCGGCACCGACGGGCGTACGTACCGTCAACAGAACCTGGGTACGGTAGACAAGTTGCCCGCGGACGCGAGCATGGCCGATGTCCTGACGAACGGAGTGGCCTGA
- a CDS encoding nuclear transport factor 2 family protein, with protein sequence MLEQSPSSVALSWMWAVVSGDVDTAIRLSSPSIIFTNSHVRRYEGHQGVRDIVSDLSRLSGFVTNVVDGDVLEDGVVVALRRVQRFTLPSGGIEVRACSFVEVEDGVVTRWADYQNLEAIDVVVG encoded by the coding sequence ATGTTGGAACAGTCTCCCAGCAGCGTGGCCCTCTCGTGGATGTGGGCAGTCGTCTCCGGCGATGTCGACACCGCGATCAGGCTCTCGTCTCCGTCGATCATCTTCACCAACAGCCATGTCAGGCGATACGAGGGGCACCAGGGCGTTCGTGACATCGTGTCCGACCTCAGTCGACTGTCCGGGTTCGTAACCAACGTCGTCGATGGGGACGTGCTCGAGGATGGGGTCGTCGTGGCACTGCGCCGGGTCCAGAGGTTTACGCTGCCCAGTGGTGGGATCGAGGTCCGGGCCTGTTCGTTTGTCGAGGTCGAGGACGGGGTGGTCACCCGGTGGGCGGACTACCAGAACCTTGAGGCGATCGACGTCGTCGTCGGCTAA
- a CDS encoding threonine/serine exporter ThrE family protein has translation METRDALAPLTRPLAWLGLRKSAMDLAVEPPLSPMAPVDLDDDGAVTDVLNLALEIGGILLSSGEGAADTVAQAESVAAAFGLPSATVEVTFTSLAIGVNRRRGRPPISVIRVVNYRTVDMTRVTRVSRLIDLIVRRQLTVDQATAEVEAIVASPHPHSFRVAVLGWAMLGCAVVIQLGGSPLAGLISMVSTFALMYANRYLDSHRLPSFFQQVVGGFIAAAWALTAYVAVSSNFLEVQPSQLVAAGIIVLLAGLTLVGAIEDAITGFPVTSAGRGVETMVMTGGVLGGITIALAVFERLGMTPPPIDPAIAGNAAVHVAVFAAGVGAAGFAVASYATVRSTWLAAAVGAIGMLIFQGVMAIGLGVVVGSALAACTMGLIGGILARIATIPPLVVTIAGITPFLPGLTVYRGLSALTSDQTGIGLGLMFQALAIAVALAAGIVFGEWVTRNLRRSAAADG, from the coding sequence GTGGAGACCCGCGACGCACTGGCACCGCTCACCCGCCCCCTGGCGTGGCTGGGCCTGCGCAAGTCCGCCATGGACCTGGCGGTCGAGCCCCCCCTGTCGCCGATGGCGCCGGTCGACCTGGACGACGACGGCGCGGTCACGGACGTACTCAACCTCGCCCTCGAGATCGGCGGGATCCTGCTGTCCTCCGGAGAGGGAGCCGCCGACACGGTCGCGCAGGCGGAGTCCGTCGCTGCGGCCTTCGGCCTGCCGAGCGCGACAGTAGAGGTCACCTTCACCTCATTGGCCATCGGCGTCAACCGGCGTCGCGGCCGCCCGCCGATCTCGGTCATCCGGGTGGTCAACTACCGCACCGTCGATATGACACGGGTGACGCGCGTGTCCCGCCTCATCGACCTGATCGTGCGCCGTCAGCTCACTGTCGACCAAGCCACCGCGGAGGTCGAGGCGATCGTGGCCTCGCCACATCCGCATTCGTTCCGGGTTGCGGTGCTGGGGTGGGCGATGCTCGGATGCGCGGTCGTCATCCAGCTCGGGGGGAGCCCGCTGGCCGGCCTCATCTCCATGGTCTCGACGTTCGCGCTGATGTACGCCAACCGCTACCTGGACAGCCACCGATTGCCCAGTTTCTTCCAGCAGGTCGTCGGGGGGTTCATCGCGGCCGCCTGGGCCCTGACCGCGTACGTCGCGGTGAGCAGCAACTTCCTCGAGGTCCAGCCGTCTCAGCTGGTGGCGGCGGGAATCATCGTGCTGCTCGCGGGACTGACCCTCGTCGGCGCCATCGAAGACGCGATCACCGGCTTCCCGGTGACCTCGGCCGGTCGAGGTGTCGAGACGATGGTCATGACCGGCGGAGTCCTCGGCGGGATCACGATCGCCCTCGCGGTGTTCGAGCGGCTGGGTATGACACCTCCACCGATCGACCCTGCGATCGCCGGCAACGCCGCGGTCCACGTGGCGGTGTTCGCCGCCGGTGTCGGTGCCGCCGGATTCGCCGTGGCCAGTTACGCGACCGTGCGGTCGACCTGGCTCGCCGCAGCCGTCGGGGCGATCGGGATGCTCATCTTCCAGGGAGTCATGGCCATCGGGCTCGGCGTAGTGGTGGGGTCCGCACTCGCGGCGTGCACGATGGGCCTCATTGGCGGCATCCTCGCCCGTATCGCGACCATTCCGCCGCTGGTGGTGACTATCGCCGGCATCACCCCGTTCCTGCCAGGCCTGACGGTGTACCGGGGTCTGTCCGCGCTGACGAGCGACCAGACGGGCATCGGTCTGGGTCTGATGTTCCAGGCGTTAGCGATCGCGGTGGCACTGGCCGCAGGCATCGTGTTCGGCGAGTGGGTGACCCGCAATCTGCGCCGGTCGGCGGCCGCTGACGGGTGA
- a CDS encoding trehalose-6-phosphate synthase has product MTSGSGQTSTGAGADFVVVANRLPVDLVRDSDGTEHWKASPGGLVTALESILKANDGAWVGWPGVPDASPAPFDADGIRLHSVTLSARDVELYYEGFSNATLWPLFHDVVVPPEYHREWWNAYREINTRFAEATAEAAAEGATVWVQDYQLLLVPRLLRELRPDLTIGFFLHIPFPPNELFMQLPWRTELVEGMLGADLVGFHLPGGADNFRILANRLRGYPSVRLRSTRGRASEIRVNDRKVRVGAFPISIDSAAVDAAARNRDTRARAVRLRDELGSPRVLMLGVDRLDYTKGIDVRLRALEELFEEGRLEPADVTLLQLATPSRERVEQYQIMRSRIEESVGRINGTFGEIGHPVVTYIHRPVAKSELAAFYAAADVMLVTPVRDGMNLVAKEYVASCTDGEGALVLSEFAGAAAELRQAYLCNPHDLEGVKDAIMAAVDDAPEERRRRMRSMRRQVLGNDVHAWARRFFETLDATSDTTVARN; this is encoded by the coding sequence ATGACGAGCGGTAGCGGGCAGACGTCCACCGGCGCGGGAGCGGACTTCGTCGTCGTCGCAAACCGTCTTCCTGTAGACCTCGTCCGTGACTCCGACGGCACCGAGCACTGGAAAGCCAGCCCCGGTGGCCTCGTCACCGCACTGGAATCCATCCTCAAGGCCAACGACGGTGCCTGGGTGGGATGGCCTGGCGTTCCCGACGCCTCCCCCGCCCCGTTCGACGCGGACGGCATTCGGCTGCACTCTGTCACGCTCTCCGCCCGCGACGTCGAGCTTTACTACGAGGGCTTCTCCAACGCGACACTGTGGCCGTTGTTCCACGACGTGGTCGTACCGCCGGAGTACCACCGCGAGTGGTGGAACGCCTACCGCGAGATCAACACCCGCTTCGCAGAGGCCACGGCAGAAGCTGCCGCCGAGGGTGCCACCGTCTGGGTGCAGGACTACCAACTCTTGCTGGTCCCCCGGCTGCTACGCGAACTACGACCGGATCTGACGATCGGGTTCTTCCTCCACATCCCGTTCCCACCGAACGAGTTGTTCATGCAGCTCCCGTGGCGCACCGAATTGGTCGAGGGCATGCTGGGCGCCGACCTGGTGGGATTCCACCTGCCCGGCGGGGCAGACAATTTCCGGATCCTCGCCAACCGGCTGCGCGGTTACCCGTCCGTGAGACTACGGTCGACACGAGGGCGCGCCTCCGAGATCCGCGTGAACGACCGCAAGGTCCGCGTCGGGGCATTCCCCATCTCCATCGACTCCGCCGCCGTCGACGCCGCCGCGCGCAATCGTGACACCCGGGCCCGCGCGGTCCGCCTGCGCGACGAACTCGGATCCCCGCGGGTCCTCATGCTGGGCGTGGACCGTCTGGACTACACCAAGGGCATCGATGTGCGTCTCCGCGCGCTCGAGGAGTTGTTCGAAGAGGGCCGCTTGGAACCCGCAGACGTCACGCTTCTCCAGCTGGCCACGCCGAGTCGCGAGCGGGTCGAGCAGTACCAGATCATGCGGTCCCGTATCGAGGAGTCGGTCGGCCGCATCAACGGCACCTTCGGCGAGATCGGGCATCCGGTGGTCACCTACATCCACCGGCCCGTCGCCAAGTCGGAACTGGCCGCGTTCTACGCGGCCGCCGACGTCATGCTGGTCACACCCGTGCGCGACGGCATGAACCTGGTGGCCAAGGAGTATGTGGCCTCATGCACCGACGGCGAAGGCGCACTGGTACTCAGCGAATTCGCCGGGGCTGCCGCCGAGCTACGCCAGGCGTACCTGTGCAACCCGCACGATCTTGAAGGGGTGAAGGACGCCATCATGGCGGCGGTCGACGACGCACCCGAGGAACGTCGCCGCCGCATGCGGTCAATGCGCCGCCAGGTGTTGGGCAACGACGTCCACGCGTGGGCGCGCCGGTTCTTCGAGACGCTCGACGCCACCTCGGACACGACCGTCGCACGCAACTAA
- a CDS encoding HIT family protein: MSTVFSKIIAGELPGRFVWKDPEVVAFLTIAPVAPGHTLIVPRAEVDRWTDLEPQLLIRLNEVAQAVGKAVVEGFGAARAGYLIAGFEVPHTHIHVFPANDMSGFDLSLANPDAPAEESDAAADTLRRSLRGLGYGEFVPES; this comes from the coding sequence ATGTCGACGGTTTTCAGCAAAATTATCGCCGGGGAATTGCCGGGCCGTTTCGTCTGGAAGGACCCCGAAGTGGTCGCATTCCTCACGATCGCACCCGTCGCCCCGGGCCACACCCTGATCGTGCCGCGCGCGGAGGTCGATCGCTGGACTGACCTGGAACCGCAGCTGTTGATCCGGCTCAACGAGGTCGCGCAGGCAGTCGGCAAGGCTGTGGTGGAAGGCTTCGGGGCGGCGCGCGCCGGCTATCTCATCGCCGGGTTCGAGGTGCCCCATACCCACATTCATGTGTTTCCTGCCAACGATATGTCGGGCTTCGACCTATCGCTAGCGAACCCTGACGCGCCCGCCGAGGAATCCGACGCGGCCGCGGATACTCTCCGCCGGTCGCTTCGTGGACTCGGATACGGTGAATTCGTCCCTGAGTCCTGA
- a CDS encoding nuclear transport factor 2 family protein, which produces MSDERSTRSKPGQVALTFLQAVLEGDFETARAYCTSDVVLRIEGLQSTHGHEGLRDIMTFAAETSTNVRYVTHHVLGTGDSAAINRTTYMTIGGQDLTLEVGAFFTLRDGLICEWTDYQDVQSLNRALGH; this is translated from the coding sequence TTGAGTGACGAACGGTCGACCAGGTCGAAACCCGGGCAGGTGGCCCTGACGTTCCTGCAGGCGGTCTTAGAGGGAGATTTCGAGACCGCGCGAGCGTACTGCACCAGCGACGTGGTGCTGCGGATCGAGGGCCTGCAGAGCACCCACGGTCACGAGGGACTGCGGGACATCATGACGTTCGCTGCGGAGACCTCAACGAATGTGCGGTACGTGACCCATCACGTACTCGGTACGGGCGACAGTGCGGCCATAAACCGGACCACGTACATGACCATCGGGGGGCAGGACCTCACGCTGGAGGTCGGCGCGTTCTTTACACTGCGCGACGGCCTGATCTGCGAGTGGACCGACTACCAGGATGTCCAGTCGTTGAACCGGGCGCTGGGGCACTGA
- a CDS encoding MCE family protein translates to MSDKSEGAPLKAPKGQLRFRDRSARAIGIWGILGCVVLLAISLNYDRIPYVNGKKNATVYVADAAGLSEGDEVQVAGMKVGDIRDISLDDDRVKVRFRLSTNVDLGSDTSAQIKTDSILGRRALAVFSDGRGELVDSTIPIERTSVPYSLTSALEELSTTVEEMDTDKVDEALTTLASTMEKASPEVKGAVDGITRLSRSLNTRDEALKNLLEKAAGTTDVLGKRSDQLNQLMVDGNTLFTELDLRRRAISELITNIDALARELSGVVQDNEAQLGPALDKLEKVSDLLIRNRDDIDLGLRRIVPYSTALGEAVASGPWFNAYISNLSIGQYPQTILRDLMPLLDDRIKPEPGLVREPTMPGVPGLTITDEFPGWGAERKPR, encoded by the coding sequence ATGAGTGACAAGTCCGAGGGCGCTCCGCTGAAGGCGCCGAAGGGTCAGTTGCGGTTCCGCGATCGCAGTGCGCGAGCGATCGGTATCTGGGGAATCCTCGGCTGCGTCGTGCTGCTGGCGATCTCGCTCAACTACGATCGCATCCCCTACGTCAACGGCAAGAAGAACGCGACCGTGTACGTGGCAGACGCCGCCGGCCTTAGCGAGGGCGACGAGGTCCAGGTGGCCGGGATGAAGGTCGGCGACATCCGCGACATCTCGCTCGACGACGATCGCGTCAAGGTCCGGTTCCGGCTGAGCACGAACGTCGACCTGGGTTCTGATACGTCGGCCCAGATCAAGACTGACTCCATCCTCGGCCGGCGCGCACTCGCGGTGTTCTCGGACGGTCGGGGCGAGCTCGTGGACTCCACCATCCCCATCGAGCGCACGTCGGTGCCGTACTCGCTCACCTCGGCGCTCGAGGAGCTGAGCACCACGGTGGAGGAGATGGACACCGACAAGGTCGACGAGGCGCTCACCACGCTCGCCTCGACGATGGAGAAGGCGTCCCCGGAGGTCAAGGGCGCGGTCGACGGCATTACACGGCTGTCCCGATCGCTCAATACCCGGGACGAGGCGCTGAAGAACCTGCTCGAGAAGGCGGCCGGGACCACGGACGTCCTCGGTAAGCGCAGCGACCAGCTCAACCAGCTGATGGTCGACGGAAACACGCTCTTCACCGAACTCGATCTGCGGCGGCGCGCGATCAGCGAGCTGATCACCAACATCGACGCTCTGGCCCGCGAGCTCTCGGGTGTGGTGCAGGACAACGAGGCGCAGCTGGGGCCGGCGCTCGACAAGCTTGAGAAGGTGTCAGACCTGCTCATCCGCAATCGGGACGACATCGACCTCGGGCTCCGTCGGATCGTCCCGTATTCCACCGCGCTCGGAGAGGCCGTCGCCTCGGGCCCGTGGTTCAACGCGTACATCTCGAACCTGTCCATCGGGCAGTATCCGCAGACGATCCTCCGAGATCTCATGCCGCTCCTCGACGATCGCATCAAACCGGAACCGGGCCTGGTGCGTGAGCCGACGATGCCGGGCGTGCCGGGTCTGACCATCACGGACGAGTTCCCCGGCTGGGGAGCAGAGAGGAAGCCCCGATGA
- a CDS encoding MCE family protein: MSRVLKPIAVVAVIALVVAAAWYVFSGRTKTITAYFESTKGVYQSDTVRVLGVKVGSISSIEAENGLSKVTMKVDRDLAVPADVNALLVAQSLVAERFIQLTPVHSGGPEMEDGGSIPVERTAVPVEWDGVKEQLLKLSSALGPTEKKPEGALSSFVDSADSMLDGNGSDVREALNEVSHTMSVLSDGREDLFTTLRNLQLFVSALSTSEEQIVSFGGKLASVSQVLGDQTGDIDTALKDLDLAVTDINRFLDNNGTRVTTAVDKLGQATKVVRDRRKDLENLLHVAPTATSNFYNIYRPYQGTLNGVLAMNQMANPTNFICGAIAGLANNTAESDAALCAEYMGPLFNSLTSNYPYGTVIPPVTPTAEPDQIIQGQKPGTQTPSGVQPPSDRPDPLINVVNNGDDLTANLLATGGAR; encoded by the coding sequence ATGAGCCGTGTTCTCAAGCCGATAGCGGTGGTCGCGGTGATCGCTCTCGTCGTCGCAGCGGCCTGGTATGTCTTCTCCGGTCGCACCAAGACCATCACCGCCTACTTCGAATCCACCAAGGGTGTTTACCAGTCCGACACTGTCCGGGTGCTCGGTGTGAAGGTGGGCAGCATCTCCTCGATCGAGGCGGAGAACGGGCTGTCCAAGGTCACGATGAAGGTCGACCGAGACCTCGCGGTCCCCGCGGACGTCAACGCGCTGCTGGTCGCACAGTCACTCGTCGCCGAACGATTCATCCAGCTCACCCCCGTCCACTCCGGTGGACCCGAGATGGAGGACGGCGGCTCCATCCCGGTCGAGCGCACCGCGGTCCCGGTCGAGTGGGACGGAGTAAAGGAGCAACTTCTCAAGCTGTCCTCGGCACTCGGGCCCACCGAGAAGAAACCGGAGGGGGCGTTGAGTAGCTTCGTGGACTCGGCAGACTCCATGCTCGACGGGAACGGCTCCGACGTGCGTGAGGCGCTCAACGAGGTCTCCCACACCATGTCGGTGCTCTCTGACGGCCGTGAGGACCTGTTCACCACCCTGCGCAATCTCCAGTTGTTCGTCAGCGCACTGTCGACGAGTGAGGAACAGATCGTCTCGTTCGGCGGCAAACTGGCGAGCGTGTCCCAGGTGCTGGGTGACCAGACCGGGGACATCGACACGGCGCTCAAGGACCTCGACCTCGCGGTGACCGACATCAACCGCTTCCTGGACAACAACGGAACGCGCGTCACCACGGCGGTGGACAAACTCGGCCAGGCGACCAAGGTCGTGCGGGACCGCCGAAAGGACCTAGAGAACCTGCTGCACGTGGCGCCGACCGCGACGTCCAACTTCTACAACATCTACCGGCCCTACCAGGGCACGCTCAACGGTGTCCTCGCGATGAACCAGATGGCCAACCCCACCAACTTCATCTGCGGGGCGATCGCCGGACTGGCCAACAACACCGCCGAGTCGGACGCGGCGTTGTGCGCCGAGTACATGGGCCCGCTGTTCAACTCGCTCACCTCCAACTACCCATACGGAACGGTCATTCCGCCGGTCACCCCGACAGCCGAGCCGGACCAGATTATTCAAGGACAGAAGCCGGGGACCCAGACCCCCAGCGGGGTTCAGCCCCCGTCTGACCGTCCTGATCCCCTGATCAACGTCGTCAATAACGGCGACGACCTCACCGCGAACCTGCTGGCCACCGGAGGCGCCCGATGA
- a CDS encoding MCE family protein, with protein sequence MTRHHGRRPRLLATGALGAAVLLVGTGCSWQGLNSLPLPGAQGNGEGAYEVTIQMPNVTTITRNSPVRVNDVNVGSITSIEARDYTAIVTVSLNEDIRLPANAYAKIGQTSLLGSQHLELFPPPEGKPVGTLADGDVIPLDRAGVYPTTEQTLSALSVVLTDGGLAQFDTISKELNAALTGREVEAKDVISQLKTTIEGLDGQRADIIAAMEGLDRLSRQVNEQNDTLARALSDMPEALQLVNDQKQELTTALVSLGDFGNKANKIIEAGGGQNLVDNLADLTPVLEELAASGRNLTRVLQILITFPFPQSGIDNFLRGDFANLYIDADLTMPRMAETLLLGTEFGNRMSGLEGYVGLAPNPSASADPYSLDIPRPPEPEPGAPMPPGSPELPGQPGLLAPPADAAAPNTPVEEGPR encoded by the coding sequence ATGACCCGCCACCATGGACGCCGCCCCCGGCTGCTCGCGACCGGAGCACTCGGCGCTGCCGTGCTGCTGGTAGGGACCGGGTGCAGCTGGCAGGGGCTCAATTCGCTGCCGTTACCCGGGGCACAGGGCAATGGGGAGGGGGCCTACGAGGTCACCATCCAGATGCCCAACGTCACCACCATCACCCGTAACTCGCCGGTCCGGGTAAATGACGTCAACGTGGGGTCTATCACGTCGATCGAGGCGCGCGACTACACGGCGATCGTCACCGTCTCCCTCAACGAGGACATCCGGCTGCCCGCCAACGCCTACGCGAAGATCGGGCAAACCAGCCTCCTCGGCTCACAGCACTTGGAGCTGTTCCCCCCGCCGGAGGGAAAACCGGTCGGCACGCTTGCCGACGGCGACGTGATCCCGCTCGACCGGGCGGGCGTTTACCCCACCACGGAACAGACACTGTCCGCGTTGTCGGTGGTCCTCACCGATGGTGGTCTCGCGCAGTTCGACACGATCTCCAAAGAACTCAATGCGGCCCTCACCGGTCGCGAGGTGGAGGCTAAAGACGTCATCTCGCAGCTCAAGACCACGATCGAGGGACTGGACGGCCAGCGAGCCGACATTATCGCCGCGATGGAGGGCCTGGACCGGCTTTCACGCCAGGTCAATGAGCAGAATGACACGCTGGCGCGCGCACTGTCGGACATGCCCGAGGCGCTCCAGTTGGTGAACGACCAGAAGCAGGAGCTCACCACGGCGCTGGTGTCCCTCGGCGACTTCGGGAACAAGGCCAACAAGATCATCGAGGCCGGCGGCGGCCAGAACCTCGTCGACAACCTCGCCGACCTCACCCCGGTGCTGGAAGAACTCGCGGCCAGCGGCCGCAACCTCACCAGGGTGTTGCAGATTCTCATCACGTTCCCATTCCCGCAGTCGGGGATCGACAACTTCCTTCGAGGGGACTTCGCGAACCTGTACATCGATGCCGACCTCACAATGCCCCGCATGGCAGAGACCCTCCTGCTAGGGACCGAATTCGGGAACCGTATGTCCGGGCTCGAGGGGTACGTGGGTCTAGCCCCCAACCCGTCGGCGAGCGCGGATCCGTACTCGCTCGACATCCCGCGTCCCCCGGAGCCCGAGCCGGGGGCTCCGATGCCACCCGGGTCACCCGAACTGCCCGGGCAGCCCGGTCTGCTCGCACCCCCCGCGGATGCCGCGGCCCCAAACACCCCGGTCGAGGAAGGCCCCCGATGA